One stretch of Armigeres subalbatus isolate Guangzhou_Male chromosome 2, GZ_Asu_2, whole genome shotgun sequence DNA includes these proteins:
- the LOC134214720 gene encoding cuticle protein 16.5-like codes for MFRLVVLSAVLAVAAAAPSATLVASAPLAYTSVVHQPALVAQKEIAYQKSIIEEPTVAHVGTVVKNVPTGVSHHSSSVVHHDAKISEPVFAPAVQKTVVATPVEKTTYHQTYAAAPAITYAAAPVVAKTQYVEAAPALTYAAAPALTYAAAPALTYAAAPALKAHYVEAAPALTYASYQPALTYAHAPAVYAKY; via the exons ATGTTCAGATTG GTGGTGTTGTCTGCTGTTCTTGCCGTTGCCGCTGCTGCCCCAAGTGCGACCTTGGTGGCTTCGGCTCCTTTGGCATACACGTCTGTGGTTCATCAGCCAGCCCTCGTTGCTCAGAAGGAAATTGCTTACCAGAAAAGCATTATTGAGGAGCCAACCGTCGCTCACGTAGGAACCGTTGTTAAGAACGTCCCAACTGGAGTGTCCCACCACAGCTCGTCGGTCGTCCATCACGATGCCAAGATCTCCGAGCCAGTGTTCGCCCCAGCTGTCCAGAAGACCGTTGTTGCCACTCCAGTCGAGAAGACCACTTACCACCAGACCTACGCTGCTGCTCCAGCCATCACCTACGCCGCCGCTCCAGTTGTGGCCAAGACCCAGTACGTTGAGGCTGCCCCAGCTCTGACCTATGCTGCTGCTCCGGCTCTGACCTATGCTGCCGCCCCGGCTCTGACCTATGCTGCCGCCCCGGCTCTGAAGGCTCACTACGTCGAAGCTGCTCCAGCTCTGACTTATGCCAGCTACCAGCCAGCTTTGACCTACGCCCATGCCCCAGCCGTCTATGCCAAATACTAA
- the LOC134214717 gene encoding uncharacterized protein LOC134214717, which yields MIKVVVLCLIAVTLPSVIGQTTPSSDDPSTHSVDDIYSLDEEDFKLWITGRTPKSWETSTRRSSSTTQSSLWDDNHSTEQIDSLQPITIPKEELFTETSTRRSSSTTQRSLWDDNLSTEQIDSLQPITIPKEELFTETNTRRSSSTTQSSLWDDNHSTEQIDSHQPITIPKEELLTEPAPSNETRQQTDEKYETEGYVYPRPENLQDWLQSNMLQSQQINNQLLASVNTQSQPSRNVGSAPGCVTAGQPFSFRPLSASFQTLATIHRFSDNSPPQQQLPFPGSSHHGDQFLNQNQHQQKPQQQQPEPEKAQVHSPPQLQLMQPSFTYAGQQGQQITTFYGSPLFYHPQQVTYSPAVQPLEYGYY from the exons ATGATAAAAGTG GTGGTATTATGTCTTATAGCGGTCACATTACCTTCTGTGATAGGACAGACGACTCCATCCAGCGACGACCCTAGCACCCACAGTGTGGATGACATCTACTCTTTAGACGAAGAGGACTTTAAGCTTTGGATTACCGGAAGAACTCCTAAATCATGGGAAACCAGTACTAGGCGGTCCAGCAGTACGACACAGAGTTCGCTTTGGGATGATAATCACTCAACGGAGCAGATTGATTCACTTCAACCAATAACAATTCCAAAAGAAGAACTCTTCACCGAAACCAGTACTAGGCGGTCCAGCAGTACGACACAGAGGTCCCTTTGGGATGATAATCTCTCAACGGAGCAGATTGATTCACTTCAACCAATAACAATTCCAAAAGAAGAACTCTTCACCGAAACCAATACTAGGCGGTCCAGCAGTACGACACAGAGTTCGCTTTGGGATGATAACCACTCAACGGAGCAGATTGATTCACATCAACCAATAACAATTCCAAAAGAAGAACTCCTCACTGAACCAGCCCCATCTAATGAAACCAGGCAACAGACAGACGAAAAGTATGAAACTGAGGGCTACGTTTATCCTCGCCCTGAAAACCTTCAAGATTGGCTTCAATCCAACATGCTTCAATCGCAACAAATCAACAACCAACTATTAGCCAGCGTCAATACACAATCTCAGCCCTCGAGAAACGTCGGATCGGCTCCAGGTTGTGTTACAGCCGGCCAGCCGTTCAGTTTCCGCCCGTTATCGGCATCGTTCCAAACATTGGCTACCATTCATCGGTTCAGTGACAACTCGCCTCCCCAGCAGCAATTACCATTTCCGGGAAGCTCCCATCATGGAGATCAGTTTTTGAATCAAAATCAGCATCAACAGAAACCACAGCAACAACAACCGGAGCCTGAGAAAGCGCAAGTTCATTCACCACCCCAGCTGCAACTTATGCAACCATCGTTCACTTATGCAGGACAGCAAGGTCAACAAATTACGACGTTTTATGGCAGTCCGCTGTTTTATCACCCACAACAGGTGACTTACAGTCCCGCTGTGCAACCATTAGAATACGGgtattattaa